One stretch of Ictalurus punctatus breed USDA103 chromosome 5, Coco_2.0, whole genome shotgun sequence DNA includes these proteins:
- the LOC108265299 gene encoding uncharacterized protein LOC108265299 isoform X1, whose translation MRNPSHGVPCDRSCTSMLWSFSVSQGLHLHLHASDQARGSSPKALRKYDFRLLAPHTVGAFHRRRHAGSGMASPVTRTNGSLMACGKRCVLSLRPERCGNKSEHEKPDEAGESGRGASTANAVLDEHGKTGEEKKRARSGVVRTRAMATSDTRPSTAPAGRSGVDPLSPGTPGYRMVWRTCENGHHDTLDRTSPGNPVLHLYLPSSHADSRKEADDVLDAAGTERKIGENQIQERPDVWNDEDNGNRDVTGGNGAPDVVGDVVTTETGSERKHETEEDDDNCERRRGSQNELVEKEQHERHGGRENGYDVAEERSAVGEEGLPGKSGDAPRLTAEARQCVFEERQNAPATKLKSGAAHVRNPESKSTRRLTLPAPALSFPGTLARARSSPSPCVLPSFYGPPFGRRARTPRTPECHRADGVSFDKRSVKPAPERPPSLDRRGSRHILKTEPRGTTGLCPKIMSSECWGCLSRKTKTTKTFVWGPRGPQETKSVCELHTRTNRWRGLD comes from the exons ATGCGAAATCCGAGTCACGGCGTTCCCTGCGATCGGAGCTGTACCTCCATGTTATGGTCCTTCTCTGTAAGTCAGGGTCTTCACCTTCACCTCCACGCTTCAGACCAGGCGAGAGGCTCGAGTCCTAAAGCGCTGAGGAAATATGACTTCAGATTGCTGGCTCCTCACACTGTCGGCGCTTTTCACCGAAGACGCCATGCGGGCTCGGGAATGGCGTCGCCGGTTACTCGGACGAACGGGTCGCTCATGG CATGTGGAAAGCGGTGCGTTCTGTCCCTGAGACCCGAGCGCTGCGGCAATAAATCCGAACACGAGAAACCCGACGAGGCCGGAGAGAGCGGGAGAGGAGCGAGCACCGCTAACGCCGTCCTGGACGAACACGGGAAAACGggagaggagaaaaagagagcacGGAGCGGTGTGGTGAGGACGAGAGCGATGGCGACGTCGGACACCCGACCCTCCACTGCTCCGGCGGGACGGAGCGGCGTTGATCCGCTCTCACCAG gaactCCAGGTTACAGGATGGTGTGGAGAACCTGTGAAAATGGACACCATGACACGCTGGATCGCACCTCGCCTGGAAATCCCGTTCTTCACCTGTATCTGCCCAGCTCCCACGCTGACTCCAG GAAAGAAGCGGACGACGTGTTGGACGCCGCTGGAACGGAGCGAAAGATCGGGGAGAATCAAATTCAAGAACGTCCTGATGTGTGGAATGACGAGGACAATGGAAACCGTGACGTTACAGGAGGAAACGGAGCGCCTGACGTCGTAGGAGACGTCGTTACGACGGAGACAGGAAGCGAGCGAAAGCACGAGACGGAAGAAGACGACGATAATTGCGAAAGGCGCCGAGGCAGCCAGAACGAGCTTGTTGAGAAAGAACAGCACGAACGACATGGTGGAAGAGAGAACGGTTACGACGTCGCTGAGGAACGTAGCGCTGTAGGAGAAGAGGGACTTCCTGGAAAGTCAGGTGACGCACCTCGACTCACGGCGGAAGCGCGTCAGTGCGTTTTCGAGGAAAGGCAGAACGCACCGGCGACGAAGCTCAAATCTGGAGCTGCTCACGTCAGAAACCCAGAAAGCAAAAGCACGAGGAGGCTGACTCTCCCGGCGCCGGCTTTATCGTTCCCCGGTACACTCGCACGCGCACGCTCTTCGCCCTCGCCGTGTGTCCTGCCGTCGTTTTACGGCCCCCCCTTTGGCCGTCGCGCCCGAACGCCTCGCACGCCCGAATGCCACCGGGCCGACGGAGTCAGCTTTGACAAAAGATCCGTAAAACCTGCGCCGGAAAGACCCCCGAGCTTGGACAGGAGAGGAAGTCGGCACATCTTGAAAACGGAGCCCAGAGGAACAACCGGGCTCTGCCCTAAAATAATGAGCTCTGAGTGCTGGGGGTGTCTGTCTCGTAAAACCAAAACCACCAAGACGTTCGTGTGGGGGCCTCGGGGGCCTCAGGAGaccaagagtgtgtgtgagctacACACTCGAACCAACAGGTGGAGGGGTTTGGACTGA
- the LOC108265299 gene encoding uncharacterized protein LOC108265299 isoform X3: MRNPSHGVPCDRSCTSMLWSFSVSQGLHLHLHASDQARGSSPKALRKYDFRLLAPHTVGAFHRRRHAGSGMASPVTRTNGSLMGTPGYRMVWRTCENGHHDTLDRTSPGNPVLHLYLPSSHADSRKEADDVLDAAGTERKIGENQIQERPDVWNDEDNGNRDVTGGNGAPDVVGDVVTTETGSERKHETEEDDDNCERRRGSQNELVEKEQHERHGGRENGYDVAEERSAVGEEGLPGKSGDAPRLTAEARQCVFEERQNAPATKLKSGAAHVRNPESKSTRRLTLPAPALSFPGTLARARSSPSPCVLPSFYGPPFGRRARTPRTPECHRADGVSFDKRSVKPAPERPPSLDRRGSRHILKTEPRGTTGLCPKIMSSECWGCLSRKTKTTKTFVWGPRGPQETKSVCELHTRTNRWRGLD; encoded by the exons ATGCGAAATCCGAGTCACGGCGTTCCCTGCGATCGGAGCTGTACCTCCATGTTATGGTCCTTCTCTGTAAGTCAGGGTCTTCACCTTCACCTCCACGCTTCAGACCAGGCGAGAGGCTCGAGTCCTAAAGCGCTGAGGAAATATGACTTCAGATTGCTGGCTCCTCACACTGTCGGCGCTTTTCACCGAAGACGCCATGCGGGCTCGGGAATGGCGTCGCCGGTTACTCGGACGAACGGGTCGCTCATGG gaactCCAGGTTACAGGATGGTGTGGAGAACCTGTGAAAATGGACACCATGACACGCTGGATCGCACCTCGCCTGGAAATCCCGTTCTTCACCTGTATCTGCCCAGCTCCCACGCTGACTCCAG GAAAGAAGCGGACGACGTGTTGGACGCCGCTGGAACGGAGCGAAAGATCGGGGAGAATCAAATTCAAGAACGTCCTGATGTGTGGAATGACGAGGACAATGGAAACCGTGACGTTACAGGAGGAAACGGAGCGCCTGACGTCGTAGGAGACGTCGTTACGACGGAGACAGGAAGCGAGCGAAAGCACGAGACGGAAGAAGACGACGATAATTGCGAAAGGCGCCGAGGCAGCCAGAACGAGCTTGTTGAGAAAGAACAGCACGAACGACATGGTGGAAGAGAGAACGGTTACGACGTCGCTGAGGAACGTAGCGCTGTAGGAGAAGAGGGACTTCCTGGAAAGTCAGGTGACGCACCTCGACTCACGGCGGAAGCGCGTCAGTGCGTTTTCGAGGAAAGGCAGAACGCACCGGCGACGAAGCTCAAATCTGGAGCTGCTCACGTCAGAAACCCAGAAAGCAAAAGCACGAGGAGGCTGACTCTCCCGGCGCCGGCTTTATCGTTCCCCGGTACACTCGCACGCGCACGCTCTTCGCCCTCGCCGTGTGTCCTGCCGTCGTTTTACGGCCCCCCCTTTGGCCGTCGCGCCCGAACGCCTCGCACGCCCGAATGCCACCGGGCCGACGGAGTCAGCTTTGACAAAAGATCCGTAAAACCTGCGCCGGAAAGACCCCCGAGCTTGGACAGGAGAGGAAGTCGGCACATCTTGAAAACGGAGCCCAGAGGAACAACCGGGCTCTGCCCTAAAATAATGAGCTCTGAGTGCTGGGGGTGTCTGTCTCGTAAAACCAAAACCACCAAGACGTTCGTGTGGGGGCCTCGGGGGCCTCAGGAGaccaagagtgtgtgtgagctacACACTCGAACCAACAGGTGGAGGGGTTTGGACTGA
- the LOC108265299 gene encoding uncharacterized protein LOC108265299 isoform X4 produces the protein MRNPSHGVPCDRSCTSMLWSFSVSQGLHLHLHASDQARGSSPKALRKYDFRLLAPHTVGAFHRRRHAGSGMASPVTRTNGSLMGYRMVWRTCENGHHDTLDRTSPGNPVLHLYLPSSHADSRKEADDVLDAAGTERKIGENQIQERPDVWNDEDNGNRDVTGGNGAPDVVGDVVTTETGSERKHETEEDDDNCERRRGSQNELVEKEQHERHGGRENGYDVAEERSAVGEEGLPGKSGDAPRLTAEARQCVFEERQNAPATKLKSGAAHVRNPESKSTRRLTLPAPALSFPGTLARARSSPSPCVLPSFYGPPFGRRARTPRTPECHRADGVSFDKRSVKPAPERPPSLDRRGSRHILKTEPRGTTGLCPKIMSSECWGCLSRKTKTTKTFVWGPRGPQETKSVCELHTRTNRWRGLD, from the exons ATGCGAAATCCGAGTCACGGCGTTCCCTGCGATCGGAGCTGTACCTCCATGTTATGGTCCTTCTCTGTAAGTCAGGGTCTTCACCTTCACCTCCACGCTTCAGACCAGGCGAGAGGCTCGAGTCCTAAAGCGCTGAGGAAATATGACTTCAGATTGCTGGCTCCTCACACTGTCGGCGCTTTTCACCGAAGACGCCATGCGGGCTCGGGAATGGCGTCGCCGGTTACTCGGACGAACGGGTCGCTCATGG GTTACAGGATGGTGTGGAGAACCTGTGAAAATGGACACCATGACACGCTGGATCGCACCTCGCCTGGAAATCCCGTTCTTCACCTGTATCTGCCCAGCTCCCACGCTGACTCCAG GAAAGAAGCGGACGACGTGTTGGACGCCGCTGGAACGGAGCGAAAGATCGGGGAGAATCAAATTCAAGAACGTCCTGATGTGTGGAATGACGAGGACAATGGAAACCGTGACGTTACAGGAGGAAACGGAGCGCCTGACGTCGTAGGAGACGTCGTTACGACGGAGACAGGAAGCGAGCGAAAGCACGAGACGGAAGAAGACGACGATAATTGCGAAAGGCGCCGAGGCAGCCAGAACGAGCTTGTTGAGAAAGAACAGCACGAACGACATGGTGGAAGAGAGAACGGTTACGACGTCGCTGAGGAACGTAGCGCTGTAGGAGAAGAGGGACTTCCTGGAAAGTCAGGTGACGCACCTCGACTCACGGCGGAAGCGCGTCAGTGCGTTTTCGAGGAAAGGCAGAACGCACCGGCGACGAAGCTCAAATCTGGAGCTGCTCACGTCAGAAACCCAGAAAGCAAAAGCACGAGGAGGCTGACTCTCCCGGCGCCGGCTTTATCGTTCCCCGGTACACTCGCACGCGCACGCTCTTCGCCCTCGCCGTGTGTCCTGCCGTCGTTTTACGGCCCCCCCTTTGGCCGTCGCGCCCGAACGCCTCGCACGCCCGAATGCCACCGGGCCGACGGAGTCAGCTTTGACAAAAGATCCGTAAAACCTGCGCCGGAAAGACCCCCGAGCTTGGACAGGAGAGGAAGTCGGCACATCTTGAAAACGGAGCCCAGAGGAACAACCGGGCTCTGCCCTAAAATAATGAGCTCTGAGTGCTGGGGGTGTCTGTCTCGTAAAACCAAAACCACCAAGACGTTCGTGTGGGGGCCTCGGGGGCCTCAGGAGaccaagagtgtgtgtgagctacACACTCGAACCAACAGGTGGAGGGGTTTGGACTGA
- the LOC108265299 gene encoding uncharacterized protein LOC108265299 isoform X2: MRNPSHGVPCDRSCTSMLWSFSVSQGLHLHLHASDQARGSSPKALRKYDFRLLAPHTVGAFHRRRHAGSGMASPVTRTNGSLMACGKRCVLSLRPERCGNKSEHEKPDEAGESGRGASTANAVLDEHGKTGEEKKRARSGVVRTRAMATSDTRPSTAPAGRSGVDPLSPGYRMVWRTCENGHHDTLDRTSPGNPVLHLYLPSSHADSRKEADDVLDAAGTERKIGENQIQERPDVWNDEDNGNRDVTGGNGAPDVVGDVVTTETGSERKHETEEDDDNCERRRGSQNELVEKEQHERHGGRENGYDVAEERSAVGEEGLPGKSGDAPRLTAEARQCVFEERQNAPATKLKSGAAHVRNPESKSTRRLTLPAPALSFPGTLARARSSPSPCVLPSFYGPPFGRRARTPRTPECHRADGVSFDKRSVKPAPERPPSLDRRGSRHILKTEPRGTTGLCPKIMSSECWGCLSRKTKTTKTFVWGPRGPQETKSVCELHTRTNRWRGLD, translated from the exons ATGCGAAATCCGAGTCACGGCGTTCCCTGCGATCGGAGCTGTACCTCCATGTTATGGTCCTTCTCTGTAAGTCAGGGTCTTCACCTTCACCTCCACGCTTCAGACCAGGCGAGAGGCTCGAGTCCTAAAGCGCTGAGGAAATATGACTTCAGATTGCTGGCTCCTCACACTGTCGGCGCTTTTCACCGAAGACGCCATGCGGGCTCGGGAATGGCGTCGCCGGTTACTCGGACGAACGGGTCGCTCATGG CATGTGGAAAGCGGTGCGTTCTGTCCCTGAGACCCGAGCGCTGCGGCAATAAATCCGAACACGAGAAACCCGACGAGGCCGGAGAGAGCGGGAGAGGAGCGAGCACCGCTAACGCCGTCCTGGACGAACACGGGAAAACGggagaggagaaaaagagagcacGGAGCGGTGTGGTGAGGACGAGAGCGATGGCGACGTCGGACACCCGACCCTCCACTGCTCCGGCGGGACGGAGCGGCGTTGATCCGCTCTCACCAG GTTACAGGATGGTGTGGAGAACCTGTGAAAATGGACACCATGACACGCTGGATCGCACCTCGCCTGGAAATCCCGTTCTTCACCTGTATCTGCCCAGCTCCCACGCTGACTCCAG GAAAGAAGCGGACGACGTGTTGGACGCCGCTGGAACGGAGCGAAAGATCGGGGAGAATCAAATTCAAGAACGTCCTGATGTGTGGAATGACGAGGACAATGGAAACCGTGACGTTACAGGAGGAAACGGAGCGCCTGACGTCGTAGGAGACGTCGTTACGACGGAGACAGGAAGCGAGCGAAAGCACGAGACGGAAGAAGACGACGATAATTGCGAAAGGCGCCGAGGCAGCCAGAACGAGCTTGTTGAGAAAGAACAGCACGAACGACATGGTGGAAGAGAGAACGGTTACGACGTCGCTGAGGAACGTAGCGCTGTAGGAGAAGAGGGACTTCCTGGAAAGTCAGGTGACGCACCTCGACTCACGGCGGAAGCGCGTCAGTGCGTTTTCGAGGAAAGGCAGAACGCACCGGCGACGAAGCTCAAATCTGGAGCTGCTCACGTCAGAAACCCAGAAAGCAAAAGCACGAGGAGGCTGACTCTCCCGGCGCCGGCTTTATCGTTCCCCGGTACACTCGCACGCGCACGCTCTTCGCCCTCGCCGTGTGTCCTGCCGTCGTTTTACGGCCCCCCCTTTGGCCGTCGCGCCCGAACGCCTCGCACGCCCGAATGCCACCGGGCCGACGGAGTCAGCTTTGACAAAAGATCCGTAAAACCTGCGCCGGAAAGACCCCCGAGCTTGGACAGGAGAGGAAGTCGGCACATCTTGAAAACGGAGCCCAGAGGAACAACCGGGCTCTGCCCTAAAATAATGAGCTCTGAGTGCTGGGGGTGTCTGTCTCGTAAAACCAAAACCACCAAGACGTTCGTGTGGGGGCCTCGGGGGCCTCAGGAGaccaagagtgtgtgtgagctacACACTCGAACCAACAGGTGGAGGGGTTTGGACTGA